In Archocentrus centrarchus isolate MPI-CPG fArcCen1 chromosome 21, fArcCen1, whole genome shotgun sequence, the following are encoded in one genomic region:
- the bcl9 gene encoding B-cell CLL/lymphoma 9 protein: MLEVQEERPAAAGTAATHFSKKERGKKEREEAKDGRGNLSNIGNPVPGSRNVRAKAPLTHTGSPHQLITPPCSVVLGAPSMHSNRLKNSPSTNTQSPKPKTEAMVRSPPVMSPSTAAQMDSKMPNQGKPGSTGSQSQPSPCDPKTLGAKGTQNVAGGMGLKNGQGLTSGPSSKVKVKRERSTSVESFEQPESGTPTSEEKDSSRVKRMCVAERRQPYSGADWCSGGESDEDDKGFFNCNSSDVKPQDSVTHSTSNAGLSRSSTPSHNTLGGQGSTTEPASGQKPGSKLVYVFTTEMANKAAEAVLTGHTETIIAFHMKNISNNKDKAHLLLNNAANVLRNDSKPPQQPPSHTQDQSHQPGSKPSLPGMAEPAPPQPSNQGSQSGVLPQEGSSSTGMESKNIPGSSPSNTTPPADQAPVTQPEAGLNPPTSGESGQGGGSGGAGLTPQQQQQQQQLAQELLNMEANTEGLSQEQLEHRQRSLQTLRDIQRMLFPDDRDAPPTGPPQSHGGPHDGGPDAAPRRPEQGPLQAMMAQSQSLGPPSGPGVPRPQGPPFGPPHGPRDMPPFPQDEMGPHMGGPGGCGDGDQMTPEQVAWLKLQQEFYEEKRKKQEMQHRPLAPDMMMHPHGPRGMMRGPPPPYQMGPGEIWGGPGGPPDHYPERMSMGPGPRGMPPHMQRMPGFSGMMNPEMEGPPRPGMGWPDDMPPRMGEARGFPGGPGGMFGGPGARGERFPNPQSVQEAMFHQGMGGDKGLPPGMMMDMQRMMGHQRSGMEPGNGMGMFPRMPGDGPMSPSSRLPGMGGREMGPEFGMGPGPGPGPHMHPSKLRDPPMNLSPDEMMRMRGGGGPMENMGPQGRPMQGPSFPEQTQSADFPMGPGRSFPGGPGGMRGPHADQAFGPEHRSTPTGGNGRINHLPSAGGPAQGQRGRKPADLNVQAGGGNSPSVNPLKSPPLRQVQSPMMGSPSANLKSPQTPSQLAGMLTSSTGPAAPPAPPTSAPMKSPHSMMGSAGASPVHMRSPSLPNPSPGWASSPKPPMQSPGVPPQGGKPPLSITSPNMMPSMEQGGNGPPSAPPSSGAPSGSMSLPGNVPSGSPYTIPPEPTLSQNPLSIMMSRMSKFAMPSSTPLYHDAIKTVASSDDDSPPARSPNLPSGNNNGMAMNHQGNPRMMGPGNAGPMPALSPLGMNPMGSQPLSHGMPPQMPSPNAPNMGPGMMPHGMMIPPNPQDPGMANPQMMPQGRMGYPHRSQGYPLTQSPSQQGPFSPHNGPVPQGFPGHPMGFQGEGPMGGRMGNMSHGGGGDGGMCKPNTPGGPEFNNMQGGFSDADLHEVMRPGASGIPEFDLSRIIPSEKPSQTLSYFPRGGGDNPGGKPPHPTGFPMQGMMGDGPPRMGMPMQGMGGMSGGPGPGGMGPQDMPMGNPGHNSMRPPGFMGQGMMGPQHRMMSPGGPGGMMQGRQMAHPGPGGSPNMMMSLQGMGGPPQQTMMMGGQMRPRDMDMGFSPGPGMF, translated from the exons ATGTTGGAGGTCCAAGAGGAGAGGCCAGCGGCGGCAGGTACAGCAGCGACACATTTCAGCAAGAAGGAAcgaggaaagaaagagagagaggaggccaAGGACGGTCGGGGAAACCTGTCGAACATTGGGAATCCTGTTCCTGGCTCCAGGAACGTGCGTGCAAAAGCAccgctcacacacacaggcagtcCTCACCAGCTCATCACTCCACCCTGTTCTGTAGTCTTGGGAGCCCCATCAATGCACTCCAATAGGCTAAAGAACTCCCCGTCCACCAACACACAAAG cCCAAAACCTAAGACGGAGGCCATGGTACGATCACCTCCTGTCATGTCCCCCTCCACTGCCGCCCAGATGGACTCTAAAATGCCCAATCAGGGCAAACCAGGGAGCAcgggcagccaatcacagccctCGCCCTGTGATCCCAAGACTCTTGGTGCCAAAGGGACTCAAAATGTTGCAGGGGGAATGGGGCTTAAAAATGGCCAGGGCCTAACCTCTGGCCCAAGCTCCAAGGTGAAAGTCAAAAGGGAGCGAAGCACCTCTGTGGAGTCATTTGAACAGCCAGAGAGTGGTACACCTACCAGTGAGGAAAAAG ataGTAGCAGGGTGAAGAGGATGTGTGTTGCGGAGAGGAGGCAGCCGTACAGTGGAGCTGACTGGTGCTCTGGGGGAGAAAGTGACGAAGATGACAAAGGATTCTTCA ACTGTAACTCCAGTGATGTGAAGCCCCAGGACTCTGTCACACATTCTACCTCCAATGCTGGACTCAGTCGCTCCTCAACACCCTCCCACAATACACTGGGAGGCCAAGGCTCCACAACAGAGCCTGCAAGTGGCCAGAAACCAGGCTCAAAACTTGTTTATGTCTTCACCACAGAGATGGCAAACAA GGCAGCTGAAGCAGTTCTTACTGGCCATACAGAAACCATCATCGCCTTCCACATGAAAAACATCTCCAACAACAAGGACAAAGCCCACCTCCTCTTG AACAATGCAGCAAATGTCCTGCGAAATGACTCCAAGCCTCCCCAGCAACCTCCGTCCCACACCCAAGATCAGAGCCACCAGCCTGGATCCAAGCCGTCCTTACCTGGCATGGCAGAGCCTGCCCCACCGCAGCCTTCAAATCAAGGGAGCCAATCTGGTGTTCTTCCGCAGGAAGGCTCATCCTCTACAGGCATGGAATCCAAAAATATTCCCGGCAGTAGCCCCAGTAACACTACACCCCCAGCTGACCAGGCCCCTGTCACCCAACCAGAGGCAGGCCTCAACCCCCCAACGTCAGGTGAAAGTGGACAGGGTGGAGGATCTGGTGGAGCAGGTCTGACAccccaacaacagcagcagcagcagcagctggcccAGGAGCTGTTGAACATGGAGGCCAACACAGAGGGTCTTTCACAAGAACAGTTAGAACATCGGCAGCGCTCGCTGCAGACCTTGCGAGATATTCAGCGTATGCTCTTCCCTGATGACCGTGATGCCCCGCCAACTGGCCCGCCACAGTCCCATGGTGGACCCCATGATGGAGGCCCTGATGCTGCACCCCGGAGGCCTGAGCAGGGCCCCTTACAGGCTATGATGGCACAGTCTCAGAGCCTTGGACCACCAAGTGGGCCAGGAGTACCTCGTCCACAAGGTCCACCTTTTGGCCCACCCCATGGTCCGAGGGACATGCCCCCCTTTCCACAAGACGAAATGGGTCCGCACATGGGAGGTCCAGGTGGATGTGGAGATGGAGACCAGATGACCCCAGAACAGGTGGCGTGGTTGAAGCTGCAGCAGGAATTTTatgaagagaagaggaagaaacaaGAAATGCAACATCGGCCACTTGCTCCAGATATGATGATGCACCCCCATGGTCCACGTGGCATGATGCGAGGACCCCCGCCTCCTTACCAGATGGGCCCAGGAGAGATATGGGGAGGACCTGGTGGGCCGCCAGATCACTATCCAGAGCGCATGAGCATGGGTCCTGGTCCCAGGGGTATGCCCCCACATATGCAGAGGATGCCTGGTTTCTCTGGTATGATGAATCCTGAGATGGAGGGCCCCCCGAGGCCTGGAATGGGGTGGCCTGATGATATGCCTCCCCGTATGGGAGAAGCACGGGGTTTCCCTGGAGGACCTGGGGGAATGTTTGGTGGTCCAGGAGCTCGTGGTGAGCGTTTCCCAAACCCTCAGTCAGTCCAAGAGGCAATGTTTCACCAAGGAATGGGTGGAGACAAGGGCCTCCCTCCTGGGATGATGATGGACATGCAAAGGATGATGGGACACCAAAGAAGTGGAATGGAACCAGGTAATGGCATGGGTATGTTTCCCAGAATGCCTGGCGATGGTCCTATGAGTCCATCGTCTAGGCTCCCAGGAATGGGGGGCCGAGAAATGGGGCCCGAGTTTGGCATGGGGCCTGGCCCTGGGCCAGGACCTCATATGCACCCTTCCAAACTACGAGATCCCCCCATGAATCTGAGTCCTGATGAGATGATGAGAATGAGAGGAGGTGGAGGGCCAATGGAGAACATGGGTCCACAAGGCAGGCCCATGCAGGGTCCTTCCTTCCCTGAGCAGACACAGTCAGCAGACTTTCCTATGGGGCCTGGGCGGTCCTTCCCTGGGGGTCCTGGAGGAATGAGAGGTCCTCATGCAGACCAAGCATTTGGTCCAGAGCACAGATCAACACCAACTGGAGGTAATGGCCGTATTAACCATCTCCCCTCTGCGGGTGGTCCTGCACAAGGCCAGAGGGGCCGCAAGCCAGCAGATCTGAATGTTCAAGCAGGAGGTGGGAACTCTCCCAGTGTTAACCCACTTAAATCCCCTCCTCTGAGGCAAGTGCAGTCCCCAATGATGGGCTCTCCCTCAGCTAATCTTAAATCCCCTCAAACGCCGTCCCAACTAGCTGGCATGCTCACCAGTTCCACAGGTCCTGCTGCCCCCCCAGCACCTCCAACTTCTGCACCAATGAAGTCTCCCCACTCCATGATGGGCTCAGCAGGTGCCTCTCCTGTTCATATGAGATCTCCTTCTCTTCCTAACCCATCCCCAGGATGGGCCTCCTCACCAAAACCACCCATGCAGAGTCCTGGAGTGCCCCCTCAGGGTGGCAAGCCTCCCCTCAGTATCACCTCACCGAATATGATGCCGAGCATGGAGCAAg GTGGTAACGGCCCTCCCTCAGCCCCTCCTTCATCAGGGGCTCCATCTGGCTCCATGTCCCTCCCAGGCAATGTCCCGTCTGGTAGTCCTTACACCATACCCCCTGAACCAACACTATCCCAGAACCCTCTCTCCATCATGATGTCACGCATGTCCAAGTTTGCAATGCCCAGCTCCACCCCACTTTACCATGATGCCATAAAGACTGTTGCCAGCTCTGATGATGACTCACCGCCAGCTCGCTCCCCTAACCTGCCTTCAGGGAACAATAATG GTATGGCAATGAATCACCAAGGCAATCCACGTATGATGGGGCCTGGAAACGCTGGACCTATGCCTGCTCTCAGCCCCCTAGGTATGAATCCAATGGGATCCCAGCCTCTCTCACACGGCATGCCCCCACAGATGCCCTCTCCCAATGCCCCTAATATGGGCCCAGGCATGATGCCTCATGGCATGATGATACCACCAAATCCTCAAGACCCTGGTATGGCCAATCCTCAAATGATGCCACAGGGACGCATGGGTTACCCACACCGAAGCCAGGGATACCCCCTCACTCAGTCCCCATCACAACAAGGCCCCTTCTCTCCACACAATGGTCCTGTTCCCCAAGGTTTCCCTGGCCATCCTATGGGTTTCCAGGGAGAGGGACCTATGGGAGGACGGATGGGGAATATGTCTCATGGGGGAGGGGGTGATGGGGGTATGTGCAAACCCAATACCCCTGGTGGGCCAGAGTTCAATAACATGCAAGGTGGATTCAGTGATGCAGATCTTCATGAGGTAATGCGGCCGGGGGCTTCTGGCATTCCCGAGTTTGACCTGTCCAGGATAATCCCGTCAGAGAAGCCTAGCCAGACTCTGTCTTACTTTCCTCGAGGTGGAGGAGACAATCCTGGGGGGAAACCGCCACACCCCACTGGCTTTCCCATGCAGGGGATGATGGGTGATGGTCCGCCAAGGATGGGGATGCCAATGCAGGGGATGGGGGGGATGTCAGGGGGTCCTGGTCCTGGGGGAATGGGCCCTCAGGACATGCCAATGGGTAACCCTGGCCACAATTCAATGCGGCCACCAGGATTCATGGGCCAAGGCATGATGGGCCCTCAGCACCGAATGATGTCCCCTGGGGGCCCGGGAGGGATGATGCAGGGGAGACAAATGGCCCACCCAGGCCCTGGCGGCTCACCTaacatgatgatgtcactgcagGGCATGGGAGGCCCCCCACAGCAGACAATGATGATGGGGGGTCAGATGAGGCCTCGTGACATGGACATGGGCTTTAGTCCGGGCCCTGGAATGTTCTAA